The Pseudopipra pipra isolate bDixPip1 unplaced genomic scaffold, bDixPip1.hap1 HAP1_SCAFFOLD_47, whole genome shotgun sequence genome segment ttgatcatctaattcaaaagtaccccccttacagaGCCACACTGGCATGATCCACCAGACCTCCTCATCCAGAGACTTGACTCCAGGGTGGATCATCCcaaagcactgctgctgctgcctgtgcagaGGCAATCCTTTGGGAAGCCCAGGGAAATGTCAGGGGAGGGGCTTTGCTGTAGGAAACtttccctgggcaggtggagggAGGTGCATGCCGGTTCCTAGGGCAGACACTGATGTGTCGGTGCCATGGAAAGGGCAAGGCAGGGAGGAAAACCAATGCCTTGGAAACCATGAGTGTTCCCTGACAGCAACTTAATCTGTGCAGATTGCATGTGAGGGCTGAGCGTGGGGCTGGTTTCCTTCCTGGTCGAGGGGGGAAGGAGCAATGTTTACTGAGCCCAGGAGTAAGGGTCCTTTGGACTGTGTCCCTGCATGGCTCCCTGGAATGATTGCTGGTACGGAGACAATAAAGCTGTCTGTGGTGTTTTGTCTCTATTAGCAGAGATCCACCAATTAGCTGTAATTCATTGTGGCAGGAAAGaggattaaaaacaaatatctaGTTATTATTCCAAATTTACATTGGCTTGTGCAGGGTACTAGAGTGTGGGGGTGGCAAAGCCTGCCCAGGAAGCCTTCAGCACTCTTGACTGGCAGCCCAGCTGTAACCCCACTGCCCTGGCGACACCTTCCCCCACACAGtattccagctgctccagggaaaaATGGCCTCTCCCCTCTTGGAAGTACTTAAATGGGCTTTAGCATTGCTATCCCTTTGGTGAGAGCAGTTGTTGCCATTTGCTTCTgcgtggaaggtgtccctgtcagAGAAGATGCCACTACAGTGCTGGGCTCGGAACCAGCTCACTCACAAGAACTGAACCCCTGAACCCTGAGCCATGACACTTCTGCCTGCATGATCCCAGGCCTTAGAGCATCCTCTCGATTTTTCAAACCTTTGAGCCTGCGTAAGTGGATATTGACTTTTCTAAAGAATTTTGGCAATTCCTAGGACTAGGAGGTGCCAAGAAATAATCCAGAGCCCCTTTAGATGAACTTCTTAAGCTTAAAATGTGCCCTGGCTGTGTTCCTGCACGGTCAGTCTGGGCTTGTCTTTCGGTTTGTTTGTGCTTTGCCTGTGTTTTGGATTGCCTTCCTCCCCACTGAGATTCAGGGCAGCAGCCACGAGGAGATTTTGGAAGGACAGTGTGTGCTGTGTCTCTTCTGTGAAGGAGCAGTGGTTGATGCTGCCAGCTTGGGATGTGATCGCTGTGTGAAATGGATTGATCAAAAATGTGATGCCTTCCCTGTCAGTGACACGTGCCTTCATTTCCAGAAAAAGAGGGATCCCTCTCCCCGGTAATACTGTTGAGGAGCTCCTGAAGTACGTCAGCTATGACACACCACTGACACTTCCCCAGTTTCTAGAGAAATTTAATTACTACATGCCTGCTATTGCGTAAGTACCCTGCTTTTTGCTTCTCCCCCCTCAACCCTTGGCAGCATCCCTTGGCTCAGCCTTGGAGGTTCCCTGTGTGCCCTGGGGGTGAGCAGTCCCAGTTGATGGGTggcactgctgtccctgcaggggTGACCGTGAGGCAGTGAGGAGAATCGCCTACGAGTTCGTGGAGACAAAGGCAAAGGAAGGAATCGCCTACGTGGAGGTCCGGTACAGCCCTCACCTCCTGGCCAACTCTGGCGTGGATCCCATCCCCTGGGGACAAGCTGAGTGAGTgatcctgctgtgccagggagctgctgggtggCCAGTTGGGCATGCAGAATGCATGACTCACTCCGGGCAGCAGCTGTGTGTCCAAAGCTACTTTCTCCCCCATGCAGTGAGCACCAGCATGCTtccacctctccttcccaccTGTAGGGTTTTTCATCTTAAATACctctgtctgctgctgtgttttaaCGTCCCTTGCTTTGGGTACTGGATTCTGCATGTGCAGGGCAGCTGTGCTCAACCTTCTGGCTGGAGCTGTTCTCTGTGTGAGGCAAAGCAGCCTTCAAATGTGGACTGCCTGCAAAATGGGAATTTGAACTGGCAGAGATAGTGGGTGGCATTGGAGGGGGCTGGTGATCCAATCCTTTCCTTGCATATCATCTCCTCTGTGATGTGTGCCTCTTATTAAATCAGTACTGGGCTCTGTGGCCCCTCCAAAATGTGCTGTGGTGGGCATTGAGCCCCATGCTTGCCCGtgcctggctgcaggcagtTGTGTGAGATGCTCTGGCAAAGAGGGGGTTCCTCTGGGCAGGATTTGCCCCTGGTTCCCTGAGGCATTTCTAAATCTTACTGTCATCTTCACATGCTTCTGTGCCTGACATCTGGTAAATGTGGGCATGGCATGGGTGTAAAAGGTGCTCATAAGTTCTGGGTGGTCTCATCGGGTGCCTCTGGATGTTGAGGCGCTAAATCATTCGTAGACGACCTGATTCTGGGTCAGGGTTTCGTAcgtagcagagcagctccctcgcTGCGATCTATTGAGAATCAGCCCTCGACACAAGCTTTTGTCCtccgtccggccgtccggccgtccggcgggcggcgggccgggAGCCGACAGGGGGCCccggcgcccggcgcgcgcgcgccgcgctcgGCCCGGTCTCCCTCTGCGCGGGTCCAAGGCCCGATACGCGGGGTCTCGGGGGCCGGGCCCGAGGGCGAGCGAgagggggcgcgcgcgcgcgcgcgtgcgggccgccgccggcggcggcgcgtccttccctccgcgcgggtcccgaaacccgatacgcggggcgggggggcgaggccgcgcggcgcggcggtgcccgccgtccttcccgcccggcgccgcccggtcttccctccgcgcgggtcccgaaacccgatacgcggggcggggggctcgggggggcgCTCCGGTgccgaggggcggcggcggcggccgaggggttccctcgccgcggggcgcgggggcccCGCCGCCGTCGTCGTCTCCCCGCCGCGGGGTAGACCTGGTAGCCCCGCGGCGCAGCGGGAAGCGGCCGAGCCTCGGCGCCCCCCGGGCGCGCCTGGGCGGTGCGGGACGAAGGCGGTCCCGTCCACCTCCCCGGT includes the following:
- the LOC135408446 gene encoding adenosine deaminase-like; the protein is MPPPRACPGLCGAGPAGRGRRSGSMERAPGVFGGPKVELHVHLDGAIRPETILYFGRKRGIPLPGNTVEELLKYVSYDTPLTLPQFLEKFNYYMPAIAGDREAVRRIAYEFVETKAKEGIAYVEVRYSPHLLANSGVDPIPWGQAE